The proteins below come from a single Candidatus Saccharibacteria bacterium genomic window:
- a CDS encoding HIT family protein, with product MSIFSKILAGEIPAEIVYQDQDFFAILDIFPSAPGHLLLMPVKQYPNYLEMPERDYTEIMLLARNMAKLLKQVYQADFVILKIIGTDIMDHLHIHLIPIHKGQRQLDQDKPVALEDLKPEADKIRNAFSDLIVS from the coding sequence ATGAGTATTTTTAGTAAAATACTAGCTGGGGAGATTCCAGCTGAAATTGTCTATCAAGATCAGGATTTCTTTGCCATTCTCGACATCTTTCCTAGTGCTCCTGGGCATTTACTCTTGATGCCAGTCAAGCAGTATCCAAACTATCTTGAGATGCCAGAGCGGGATTATACTGAGATCATGCTGTTAGCAAGGAATATGGCAAAGTTGCTCAAGCAGGTTTATCAGGCAGATTTTGTAATCTTGAAGATTATCGGTACTGATATTATGGATCATTTACATATTCATCTGATACCGATTCACAAGGGTCAGAGGCAATTAGACCAAGATAAGCCAGTAGCTCTTGAGGACCTGAAGCCAGAGGCCGACAAGATTCGTAATGCCTTTAGTGATCTGATAGTTAGCTAA
- a CDS encoding thioredoxin family protein, with protein MSNNIKWIVTLIIVGVVATAVIFVWNNKDTGSEPDNSLVGVNGSQSESEEDQDQIQEAGDNQSDSIDQQTTSQDNGSQAESGYIDYDPAQLARADNGDVILFFHASWCPTCKILDQSLTNTDFLSTGITVMKLDYDTQTELKNRYGVTSQHTLVQVDSQGNLIKSWRGSYNLSQIEQELNS; from the coding sequence ATGAGCAATAATATCAAATGGATTGTTACTTTAATAATTGTCGGGGTAGTTGCTACGGCGGTAATATTTGTTTGGAATAACAAGGATACAGGGAGTGAGCCTGACAATAGTTTGGTCGGGGTTAATGGTAGCCAGTCAGAGTCTGAAGAGGATCAAGATCAGATTCAGGAGGCAGGCGATAACCAGTCAGATAGTATAGACCAACAGACTACTAGCCAGGATAATGGTAGTCAGGCAGAATCAGGTTATATTGATTATGATCCAGCCCAGTTAGCTAGAGCTGATAATGGAGATGTGATTTTGTTCTTTCATGCAAGTTGGTGTCCGACTTGTAAGATTCTCGATCAGAGTTTGACTAATACTGATTTCTTGTCGACTGGGATTACGGTGATGAAGCTGGACTATGATACACAGACAGAGCTCAAGAATCGCTATGGTGTGACCAGCCAACATACTTTAGTCCAGGTAGATAGTCAGGGCAATCTTATCAAATCTTGGAGAGGTAGTTATAATCTCAGCCAGATCGAACAAGAGCTAAATAGCTAG
- a CDS encoding undecaprenyl-diphosphate phosphatase, with translation MWVIIILALIQAISEFLPISSSGHLALFGSLLDKSNPYLDASLHLGTALALLVFLRREVMEALRDFRKLASLVLATVPVLGIAYILRDQIEWLHQDQRVLWVVLTGLTFGTLLLWLADHRGAVRQIQLAWPTFWQACLIGLGQIASLWPGVSRSGSSTATSVLAGLDLVSSAKFSFLTAIPITLIVGGYSLVDLGSSQNQYSYPQLLLGVGITAVSGYFILSFLVKYLARHNLKVFIYYRLFLIFALSLIIVLG, from the coding sequence ATGTGGGTCATCATAATCCTCGCTTTGATCCAGGCAATCTCTGAATTTCTTCCTATATCATCATCCGGACATCTTGCCCTCTTCGGTAGCTTACTTGATAAATCCAACCCCTATCTTGATGCTAGTCTACATCTAGGTACAGCATTAGCCCTCCTGGTATTTTTGCGCCGAGAAGTGATGGAGGCATTGAGGGATTTTCGCAAGCTTGCTAGCTTGGTGCTAGCAACAGTGCCCGTACTTGGAATTGCCTATATATTGAGAGATCAGATAGAATGGTTACATCAAGACCAGAGAGTACTGTGGGTGGTGTTGACTGGATTAACCTTTGGCACATTATTGCTATGGTTAGCAGATCATAGAGGAGCAGTTAGACAGATTCAACTTGCCTGGCCTACTTTTTGGCAGGCTTGCCTGATAGGACTTGGCCAGATTGCCTCGCTTTGGCCAGGAGTATCAAGATCCGGGTCTAGTACAGCTACATCAGTATTAGCTGGCCTGGATTTGGTCAGTAGTGCCAAGTTTAGCTTCTTGACTGCCATACCAATTACTTTGATTGTGGGAGGGTACTCATTGGTTGATCTAGGCTCTAGTCAAAATCAGTATTCCTACCCGCAACTCTTGCTTGGTGTCGGCATTACTGCGGTTAGTGGCTATTTTATACTAAGTTTTTTAGTTAAATATTTGGCTCGACACAATCTCAAGGTTTTTATTTATTATCGATTATTCCTGATCTTTGCTCTGAGCTTAATCATTGTGTTAGGATAA
- a CDS encoding AI-2E family transporter, which translates to MISIGLFRKYIINFYFITGLMLIFWWILGRNVGLISWLVISAIFSLALEPMVNYLENKGWKRGLATFAGMTLGIGLLMLVVIGVIPILISQTRNLVDRLPNAIIDLQNFLDQHFGYNLDLNQLVTEAEGLNINLRSYAGSLTTSAVGLLAQALSSIFQFLTIYMFTFYLTAEAPKLRRFIFKFLPKSKQGTLLEIWEIAIDKTGGYFYSRIILGLISAISASTVFMISGLDFAVPLAIWLGFISQFIPSIGTYLAAILPIIVAILSGNPFTMLVVIIYIVLYQQLENYFISPKITAKTMELHPMVAFISAIVGNSIAGPMGAFLALPVAGVIQESISQYYEEHYLEKGTNKA; encoded by the coding sequence ATGATTAGTATAGGTTTATTTCGTAAATATATAATAAATTTTTATTTTATTACTGGGCTGATGTTAATTTTCTGGTGGATACTGGGTCGTAACGTTGGATTGATTAGTTGGTTGGTGATTTCGGCAATATTTTCTCTAGCCTTAGAGCCAATGGTTAATTACCTAGAAAACAAGGGTTGGAAAAGGGGTTTAGCTACTTTTGCAGGGATGACTCTTGGTATCGGCCTATTGATGCTGGTCGTTATTGGGGTGATTCCAATCTTGATTAGCCAAACAAGAAATCTGGTTGATAGGTTGCCTAATGCCATTATTGATTTACAAAATTTTCTCGATCAACATTTTGGTTACAACCTAGATCTTAATCAATTAGTTACTGAAGCAGAAGGATTAAATATTAACCTGCGAAGCTATGCTGGAAGCTTGACTACAAGTGCCGTTGGACTATTGGCGCAAGCCCTAAGCTCTATTTTTCAATTCTTGACTATTTATATGTTTACTTTTTATTTAACAGCCGAAGCCCCCAAGCTCAGGAGATTTATTTTTAAGTTTTTGCCAAAATCCAAACAAGGTACCCTATTAGAAATCTGGGAGATTGCAATTGATAAAACAGGAGGATATTTTTATTCTAGAATCATTCTAGGGCTAATTTCGGCAATCTCAGCATCAACTGTTTTCATGATATCTGGGTTAGATTTTGCTGTACCGTTAGCTATTTGGCTTGGGTTTATATCACAATTTATTCCTAGTATTGGTACTTACTTGGCAGCAATATTGCCAATAATAGTTGCAATATTATCTGGTAATCCATTTACGATGTTGGTAGTGATTATTTATATAGTATTGTATCAACAATTGGAAAATTACTTCATCTCTCCAAAGATTACTGCCAAAACTATGGAGTTGCACCCAATGGTAGCTTTCATATCTGCTATTGTTGGCAACTCCATTGCTGGTCCGATGGGTGCCTTCTTGGCTTTGCCAGTTGCAGGTGTGATCCAAGAATCAATTAGTCAATACTATGAGGAACATTACCTGGAAAAGGGTACAAACAAGGCTTGA
- a CDS encoding NUDIX domain-containing protein produces the protein MSGLRPKIGVGIIVIRLNNDTREVMLHQRVESFGQGYWGSGGGHLENGESLEGAVLRELAEEAGNDLKVKNLRLHGLYNFIDLMPKHYVDITFVADWESGEPQNASPGETSEWQWFDINNLPSPLFPPLKKYLEGFDDNAILYH, from the coding sequence ATGTCAGGATTGAGACCCAAGATAGGTGTTGGTATTATTGTCATCAGGCTCAATAATGACACTAGGGAGGTAATGCTCCACCAGAGAGTAGAATCTTTTGGTCAAGGCTATTGGGGAAGCGGCGGCGGTCATCTTGAAAATGGAGAATCCTTAGAGGGGGCCGTCCTTAGAGAGCTTGCTGAAGAAGCCGGAAATGACTTAAAGGTCAAAAACTTAAGATTGCATGGTCTATATAATTTTATCGACTTGATGCCAAAACACTATGTCGATATTACCTTTGTCGCTGACTGGGAATCGGGAGAACCCCAAAATGCCTCTCCTGGAGAGACTTCAGAATGGCAGTGGTTTGATATAAACAATCTACCTTCACCACTATTCCCTCCTCTCAAAAAATACTTAGAGGGTTTTGATGACAATGCCATCCTCTACCACTAA
- a CDS encoding AAA family ATPase codes for MTETTPQHYEKKELPPESERLVLAITGLPGSGKTTLIGYLKKELTELGYPVGYISIFRFSDYLRESLNETGITNPTREDYGDRSQELRPTDNPGIITELYQNTPIVIVDGLRNADEAEKVFETRGVIVALFCPAPARYARAKARQSGKDNLDTIDEFLEGEKEELFSDEPNGSHTEFAMSLAPPGQRYNTSYLGMHDIAQRIIKWLQDNNKLPELPT; via the coding sequence ATGACAGAGACTACACCCCAGCATTACGAGAAAAAAGAGTTACCTCCAGAATCAGAAAGGCTAGTGTTGGCCATAACTGGTTTACCTGGATCTGGTAAGACTACTCTGATTGGGTATCTGAAAAAGGAGTTAACCGAGCTAGGCTACCCCGTTGGCTATATCTCGATTTTTCGTTTTTCAGACTACCTGAGAGAATCCCTAAATGAGACTGGTATCACTAATCCTACCCGTGAAGATTATGGTGATAGATCTCAAGAACTACGACCTACGGATAATCCTGGTATAATCACAGAACTATACCAGAATACACCAATTGTAATAGTTGATGGGTTGCGAAATGCAGATGAAGCCGAGAAGGTATTTGAGACTAGGGGGGTGATAGTGGCACTGTTTTGTCCTGCTCCTGCAAGATATGCTCGCGCTAAGGCTAGACAAAGTGGAAAGGATAATCTTGATACTATAGATGAGTTTCTAGAAGGAGAAAAGGAAGAGCTTTTTTCAGACGAACCAAATGGCAGTCATACAGAATTTGCCATGAGCCTAGCTCCTCCTGGTCAAAGATATAATACTTCCTACCTGGGCATGCATGATATTGCTCAAAGAATTATAAAATGGTTACAAGATAACAATAAGTTACCTGAGTTACCCACCTAG
- a CDS encoding magnesium transporter CorA family protein, producing the protein MIKYYYKNAKGKITSATRKRDGSVLYLLKPSNEELRNISKRYKLDIDILTDALDTFEVPRLDLDNGTLYLFVRYATTDEEVISTNLVLIVYRKDLLIFIANDGARGMIREALEQNKNETHLDTVWSFLDLINNSYEKTMLKINKRINEAKRNLAAAHDISNKTFIELVRFEDQLSDFLAALTPTNTLLSKLGNKKIAPVIEVEEDELEDIYLENLQLIEICRASQRTIVNIREAYSTINTNNLNRLFKFFTSISIILTIPTILSSMYGMNVDLPLSHRPDAFLMVIAIQVIITLGCVAIFIRNRWL; encoded by the coding sequence ATGATCAAGTATTACTATAAAAATGCCAAGGGCAAGATCACTAGTGCTACTCGGAAAAGAGATGGCTCTGTTCTCTACCTCTTAAAGCCCTCCAATGAAGAACTGAGAAATATATCCAAGCGTTATAAGCTCGATATTGATATTCTGACTGATGCCCTGGATACGTTTGAAGTGCCTAGACTTGATCTCGACAATGGTACTCTCTACCTCTTCGTCAGGTATGCAACCACAGATGAGGAGGTCATATCGACAAACCTAGTGCTAATAGTCTACCGCAAAGATCTCTTGATATTTATTGCCAATGATGGTGCTAGAGGGATGATTAGAGAAGCCCTTGAGCAAAACAAGAATGAAACCCACCTCGACACCGTTTGGAGCTTTTTAGATCTGATCAACAACAGCTATGAAAAAACGATGCTCAAGATCAACAAAAGGATCAATGAGGCAAAACGCAACCTAGCAGCCGCTCATGATATCAGCAACAAAACCTTTATTGAGCTGGTCAGATTTGAAGACCAACTCAGTGACTTCCTAGCTGCATTAACTCCGACCAATACGCTCTTAAGTAAACTAGGAAACAAAAAAATTGCCCCTGTAATAGAAGTTGAAGAAGATGAACTCGAGGATATCTATCTAGAGAACTTACAGCTGATCGAGATTTGCCGTGCCAGCCAAAGAACAATTGTCAATATCCGTGAAGCATATTCGACAATCAATACCAACAACCTAAACAGGCTATTCAAATTCTTCACATCAATCAGTATCATTCTGACAATTCCAACCATCCTGAGTAGTATGTATGGGATGAATGTTGATCTGCCATTATCACACAGGCCTGATGCTTTCTTGATGGTAATTGCCATCCAGGTAATCATTACCCTGGGTTGCGTGGCAATATTTATCAGGAATCGATGGCTATAA